The bacterium nucleotide sequence CAGACGGATATCTACGAGCGCTATCATCAGACCGACCCGACAGTTTTCTATAACAACAGCGATTCCTGGGAGGTTGCAAGCCAGGCCGACCTCACCGGCGGCACCGATGGCGAGTCGAGTCCGATGGAGCCATATTATGTAATAATGAAGCTCCCGAACGGCAAGAGTGAGGAGTTCATATTGATGACTCCATTTATTCGCGCGGGCAAGTTCAACATGGTTGCATGGATGTGCGCCAAGTGTGATGCTGCGGATTATGGTCGATTGGTGCTCTATCAGTTCCCGAGGGACAAGAATGTCTACGGCCCACAGCAGGTGGCGGCGCGAGCGCGTCAGGACACGGTAATCTCGCAGCAGATCACTCTCTGGAGCCAACAGGGCTCACAAGTGAGCAGTGGGAATCTGCTTGTAGTGCCCATCGATACTTCGCTGATGTATGTAATGCCTGTGTATCTAGAGTCAACCAGCACCAAGATACCTGAGCTTAAGCGGGTAATAGTGGCCCTTGGCAACAGAGTCTCGATGCAACCGACACTAGCTGAGGCACTATCCGATGTTGTCGGCGAGCAGGTTTCTCAGCCCACTCCCACCGCAAAACCTGTCCCGACAGGTAAGCCTGCAGCGGGCAAGCCATCGCCTGCAGTTTCCGGAGCAGCGGCAAATGAAGAAGTAAAGCGTCTGATAGACCAGGCCGTCACGCAATATAAAGCTGCCCAGGAAGCCCAAAAGCGCGGTGACTGGAGTGAGTATGGTGTCCAGGTCAAGGCTCTGGAGAAGACTCTCAGCGAGCTAAAGGCTAAATCGAAATAATAGTTGTGAGTCTATGAGTTTTGGGTTGTGAGTTGAGACATGCCTGTTCCCTCTCCTGGGGGAGAGGGCTAGGGTGAGGGCGCCCATGATTTAGTATTGAGTATATTGTATTGATTATTTGCCTATGTGCACGGTAATGCTGGCCTAATTCCCTGGGTGTCCAACTATGTCATTCCCGACCTGATCGGGAATCCAGAAAGTTGCACTGCAATATAGCTTAGGCGTCTGGATTTCCGCTTTCGCGGAAATGACAAGACATAGCACATTGGTTGCTGATCGTCCGAGGTATTCTTGCCTCGGACGTACTTTTGGGCAGCTTTCCTGTCCTGTAATTCTCCTGCTCGTTCACGATTCCAACGTATCTCTCTGCACTTCCAACCATGGTCTCTGCAGCAATTTTTCACAATCCACACTCATTTTCCAAGCTCGAATCCGTCATGCGAACAGATGTTCGTCACAAACTCGGTGCGCCTAGTGCACGCTCAAACCGCTAGTTAACGAAAAAATGTCCAGAAATTTTCTTACAAGGTCTTGACAAACACCATGTCTGCTGGTAAACTCTCTACTATCTGATCGGTTGGTGACTTCATGGAATATTGATGGGGTAAACAACCAGTATAATGGCGATATCTGATTGTTGATTGGGGTTTTGGTGGAGACAAGTCAGAGTCGCGCTGGAGACTACGCATGTTCGGTGGGTCATATACACACTCTCTGGACTCGGCGGGCAGGTTTGTAATGCCCAAAAAGTTTCGTTATGAACTCGGTGAAGAGTTCATCATAACGAAGGGTTTGGGCTGCCTGTGCGTGTTTCCGGTTGAGTGGAAAACCCAGCTCGAGGAGCAGCTCAACAGCTTCGGCGGGCCGCTCGAATTGCTTTTGAACCCGCATGTCACGCGGCTCCATCGTCATTTCTTTGGCGAGATGGTCACCACGGGTGCAGACAGTCAGTTCAGGGTCCAGCTCACACCCGAGCATCGCCGATATGCCGGCATCACCGATGATGTGGTTGTGTATGGGCGCGGGAAATGCGTAGAGCTTTGGTCTCCGCAGGAACTAGAGAAATATCAAAACGAAAACGACAGCGTAGCTGAATTAATATCCTCCGGCGCGGCGCTTTTGGGAGCGTTCGGCGATACCGGAGCGGGGGCGCAGGATGCCGGAGTATCACAAACCGGTCCTGGTTAACGAGATCATAACGCTGCTCGACCCACGGGAGGGCGGCGTTTTTCTTGATGCGACTCTGGGTGGGGGCGGCCACTCGGCGGCGATCCTTGAGAAAATCGGCAGGACAGGCATTTTAGTAGGGATCGACCGCGATCCGGAAGCGCTTGAATATTCCGGTGAACGCCTCACAAGCTATGGCGAAAGCGTCAAGCTGGTGCGCGGCAATTTCCGCGATATCAGCTCCATTCTCGAGTCATTGGGCATTCGAGAGCTGGACGGCGCACTTTTCGACCTTGGGGTCTCCTCGCATCAGCTTGATGCTCAGAGGGGCTTCAGCTTTTCCAGAGATGAGCAGTTGGACATGCGCATGTCGCGCCTGGAGGACACTCCGACCGCTGCGGACATTGTCAACTCATACAGTGAGATCAATCTAGCCGATCTTATATGGCGATATGGTGAGGAACGGTATTCAAGACGAATAGCCAGGGCGATAGTTGCCCGGCGTCAGAAGGAGCCGATCACACGGACAGCCGAGCTTGCGGAGATTGTAGCGGCGGCCATACCGGCCAAAAACAGGTGGCAGCAGGACATACATCCGGCGACTCGCACTTTTCAGGCTATCAGAATAGTCGTGAACCATGAGTTGGAAGCGGTGGAGCAGGGCGTTCCCGCCGCAATAGAGGCTTTGAAAATCTGTGGGCGCGTGGGCGTGATATCGTTCCACAGCCTGGAAGACAGGATTGTAAAGGACACATTTCGGCGCTATTCGGGGCACTGCACTTGCCCGCCGAGGCTTCCGGGATGTGTATGCGGAGCCAGGGAGATTATCAAAGTAATAACAAGGAAGCCGATAACTCCCGGCGCCGACGAAGTAAAGGAGAATCCACGCAGCCGCAGCGCGAGACTGCGGGTGGGAGAGCGGATTGCGGTATGAAGCAAGAGGTTATCCGACCTCTTACTTCTTACCTCTAATTTCTAGAACGAGGGACTGGGATGGCAGTTGCGCCTAGACAAAAAGTAAATACCGGAAGCGTTGTTCGCCGCAGCCCGAGGACGATGCGTGCTCGAACCAGGCGGCTTCGTTATGCGCGTTTCAAGCGGGTAATGAAGATTCTTATGCCTGTGGTTTGTGTTGCCATGCTCTTTGGATGGGTTGCTATTTATGCCAACGTGACCGTCACCGGCTACAATCGTAGCAAGCTCACTGCGCAGCTTCGTGCGGAAAGACTTCAGAACGAAAGGCTCAAGGTGGAGTGCTCTCGTTTGTCGAGTCCGCATATTGTCACAGTTGCTGCTGAAAAAGCCGGTATGGTCTATGCGACCCAGTATGATTACATTCACCAGCCGCAGACTGTGGCCAGTGCCGATGCATCCGGTGACTAACCGGTTGGCACTATGTTTGGGCGCGATCTGATCGCATCCGTAAAGAAATATGGCGATTTCAGATCGCCTGATGCAAACTGACATATGAGAGCGTGAGAACTGATGGCTCCGAAGCATCGAGGGCTTGTAAGAAAACGAACCACCTGGCTGTTCCTCGTGTTTTCGCTGCTATATGTAGCGATAGCGGGGAGGCTGTTTTTTCTGCAGGTCATGCGTCAGGATCACTTTATGGCTAAGGCCGAAGCCATACGCTTTCGAGAGATATCAATTCCTGCGTCAAGAGGATCGATTTGTGACCGCAACGGCAATCCTCTAGCGGTCAATATCGAGACAGCCTCTGTCTATGCAAATCTCAGAGAGATGTCTGATCCATCAAAGACGGCGGTTCAAGTAGCGGCGCTGCTAGACACAGATCCGTGCAGCATCGAAGCCAAGCTCGACGGATCACACAGATTTGTCTGGCTTGGCCGTCAGATCGACGCCAGGATAGGCGATGCAGTCTGGAAGAACCGCACGAAACTGCCGGGCATAGGTGTCCAGCGTGATGTGAAGCGTGTATATCCGAACGGCCCTCTGGCGGCGCAGATAATAGGCTTCACGAACATTGACAACACTGGTGTCGAGGGCATCGAACACCTCAATAACAGTATATTAAGGGGGATGGACGGTAAGTATCGTGCGGAACTCGATGGTGAGCGCAGGGTGATCCCCGAGACCCGCCATATCGAGCGTCAGCCCGAAGACGGAAAGAATGTATACCTTACCATAGATATGACGATACAGCACATAGCCGAGCAGGCACTTGCGAACATGGCGGAAAAATATCATCCGCAGAGTGCCTGTGCGATAGTAATGGATCCGTCTACAGGCGAGGTTCTGGCGCTTGCCAACTATCCGACGTATGATCCGAACCATGCTCGCAAGTCCGGCCCTTCGCTGTGGCGCAATCGAGCGGTTGCCGATCTATACGAGCCTGGCAGCACTCTCAAGACCGTCACAGCTTCTGCCGCGATAAACGAGGGTCTCAATCCGAACACTGTCATAGCGCACTGCACCGGCTGTGACAAAATGGCCGGCGGACGGATCAGATGCGTGCTTCACAGACCATATTTAAACGGTCATGGCGGAGTGAGCATGTTCAGGATGATCGAGCAGTCGTGCAACATTGCTGCGGCGCATCTAGCATTGAGATTGGGGTCAGAGAAGCTTTATAAATATGAAAAGGCTTTCGGGCTTCTGAACAGGACCAAAGCAGGGTTCGGCTGTGAGGCAGTGGGTTACATCAATCCTCCAGATGAATGGCGGCCTATCAGACTTGCAAATATCGGTTTTGGCCAGGGTTTGGCAGTCACTCCGCTCCAGATGGCGAGTGTATATGGGACAATTGCAAACGGCGGCGTGCGAGTTGAGCCGAGAATAGTCCGCGAGATTCGCAATCAGGACGGCTCGATATACAAGTCGTTCAAGTCGGGCAATAAGACCCGAGTAATATCCAAAGATGCAGCGCTTATGGTCACCAAGCTGCTCAGAAGCTGTGTAGAAAACGGCACTGGCAAGACTGCGCGTATTGCCGGGCGAACGGTGGCGGGCAAGACCGGCAGCGCACAGGTCGCCAGAGCGGATGGGCGAGGATATGAGCCAGGGTCGTTTATTGCATCGTTTATGGGTTTTGCACCGGCGACACATCCGAGACTGGTGATCGCAGTTGTCGCAAAATCGCCTAAGGGTTCACATTGGGGCGCGACAGTAGCCAGTCCGGTCTTTCAGGAGATAGGTGAGAAATCGCTTTGGTATTTGAAGGTCCCATCCGATGCTCCTGGCGGCGGCGAGACTAAGCCAAAGCGCTATGACGATCCTAAGCGCGTAGCATCCGTGCGCACTCATTTGTCATTTGTTTCAGCTTTCTAACTTTTTGACTTATCAGTTTGGGACAGCGGAATCCAGGGAGCGGAAGGGATCTTGGGCGAGCCCAACTCTTCCTCCGCGGTCCCATAAAGTGGTGGTGTTGGCAATATTTGACGGTGTTTCGGGAATTTACTCCCGAAACCAAGATTTAGACTCCTCGTGTCTGGGCGATTTGCGAGGAGCAGGCGGCTGGTCAAGCCGAATCTGACCATTCGCTCGTGAGGGGTTGTGTAAGGCCGGACAAGATGAATACGATTCTTGTGGGACCTCACAACCCCATTTTTTATTTAGTAATTTATATTTGGGATTTTATATTTTACTTGAGAGGTGCTGAATATTGGACAGGTTACAAACACCGACAATCCGTGATGTAATAAGCGTACGCATGCCGCGGCAGACGCGGCTGTCTCCTGATGGCCGTTTGCTGGCCTACACGGAAGTGTTTGCTGACTGGGAGCACAATATCTATAAGCATAAGATACTCATCACCGATTTGCATCAAATGAAAGAGATATTGACTATAGATGAGGATGCCTTTGCTTCCGGAGTCAAGTGGGCACATGATTCCATGTCTATTGGATACATAGTTACCCGGCAAGAGGAGATGGTGCTTCGCAAGCTAGATTGCACAGACGGTTCCGTTGTGAATATTGCAAGCAGTACAAACGGGTTTACCGATTTTGCATGGCATCCCTATTCTTCAAAAATAGCAATTGCCGAGAATGCGGCGGTGCCGGAAAATTTTGACAACGAACTTTTTTGTGTTCAAGGAGAATTTCCGCCTGGCGCTGGTCTGTTGCTCATTGACGAGAATGGCAAAATACGGCGCTTCGAGGGATGGGATAGAGTCTATGGTATATCGAGCCTGAGTTGGTCACCATCGGGTGAAAATCTTATATTTACTGCTATCCCTGAGCCTGACATTCGGGTACAAAGCCAGCACTTGTTGATGTTCGATGTGCGGACAGGCAGGCTCATGCCACTGATCGAAGGCAAACGTGCTATCTTCTATCCTGTGTGGAATGATGATGGGACTCAAATTGCATTTTCTGAGAGAAAGCAGTGCTGGGATGACATCCGGGGGGCAGCCATAAAGACAATAAGGCTCTCCGATCTTTCCGAGAGAGTCATTTTTGCCAATGTCGAACACCACTGCCTAGTCCAACACTGGAACAGTGATCGTATGCTTGTTTCCGGACAACTGAAGGATAAGTCACTTGATGTCTATGCAGTATCAATGGATTCAGGCGAGTACGTTAGAGCAACCATCGGTGATATGCCCCTAAGAACATCTGTATCGACCTCGAAATCGGGCAGCACCATTGCATACATCGCGCAGGAAAAAGATAGATTTCATGAGGTGACAGTTGAATCCGAAGCTGCGCAGGCTCCGATCCGAATCACTAACTACCACTCCCAGGTGCAAAGCTGGCCAAAACTGATCCAACAGACCGTAATCTGGAAGACGCCGGACGGCCACAATGCCGAAGGCATGCTGATCGATGCCAGGGGTAATGCCGAAACCGATCAACATCCTCTGATAGTTCTTATTCACGGTGGCCCTTCATCTTCCACAAACGCTCACGACCACTTTTTTCACTGGTATTTCGAGTTCCTGACTGCCAATCCGATCCGGCAATGGAACGAACAGGGAATTTCTGTCTTTATGCCTGATTACCGCGGTAGTTCTGGCTATGGATATGAGTTCAGGGCAGCGATAGCCGGCAAGCTGGGGGAGTATGAATCGGGTGACATCCTCAGTGGCGTAGACTACTTGCTTGCTGAGTATGACTTTGATCCCAGTAGAGTAGGTGTAGCAGGCATGAGCTACGGTGGTTATCTAACCATGCTTCTTGCGGCAAAGTATCCTTCGCGCTTTGCGGCGGCATCGGCGTTCTGCGGCTTTTCAGACCTACGACTGATGCTTTATTCATCTGCTGGAAACCAAGATGCTTATTTCAATGAAAATGACTGGAATCCTAATATTCCGTTGAACTCGCAGTCACCGCTCTCTTACATCAACAGTGATTGTCCACCAACACTGCTGCAGACGGGCGATGTTGACAAGCAAGTTATTCCCGCTCACTCTCAGGCGTTCTACAGGTTGCTCAAGAAACGTGAGGGCAAGGTGAAGTTGGTTACTTACAAGAACTGTGGCCACACAATCAATCACCCTAGGCAGCTCGCTACTGCTCAAGAACACAACCTAGAATGGTTCAGCAAATGGCTTCTATAGATGATGGTATTGAATCCAAATCTAAAATCCAAATACTCAATCCAAAATACTCAATACTAAATCGTGTCGGGGGCGTTATAATATAAGGTATGAGATTTTCAGAGCTTACAAAATCAATAACAGGCTGCAAAGTGATCAACGCAAATGATGTCGACGTGACAGGCATCGCGTATGACAGCCGCAAAGTAAAGCCCGGATATATATTCGTCGCTATGCAGGGCGGCTCGTTCGACGGTCACCAGTTCATCATGAGCGCGCTGGACTCCGGTGCCGTTGCTATAGTTGCCGAGCGCGAGGTTCCAGAGGTCGTGGATCGAGGCGTGCCGTGTGTGCTTGCCGATAATGGCAGGGTCGCAATGGGCGAAATTGCCGCTCCGTTTTATGGTTATCCTTCCAGAAAGATCAAGCTGATAGGAGTCACTGGTACAAGCGGCAAGACCACAGTCACCCACTTAATCCAGTCTATTTTCCAGACTGCAGGCATGAAATCCGGTCTGATCGGCACACTCGGCGCCAAGATCGACAGTGAGTTCATCGAGACCGAACACACGACTCCAGAGAGTCTCGATGTCCAACGGATACTTGCGCAAATGGTGGGTATGGGCGCTCAGGTGGTGGCGATGGAGGTCAGTTCACATGGCCTGTATGAAGGCCGCACTATAGGCTGCGAGTTCGACTGCGGTGTCTTCACAAACATTGCCCGTGACCATCTCGATTTTCATATTACTGAAGAAGCCTATCTTGATGCCAAGATCATTCTCTTCCGTGACTTACCGAAGACTTCGAGCAAGAGCTTTCATGCCGTAATCAATCTGGACGATTTCCAGGCTGATAAAGTGATAGCAGCATCCGAAGGCAGTGTGATCACATTCGGGATGGATCCCAAGTCGGATGTAGTTGCCGGCGAAGCGAAGGTCACCGAAAAGTCCGTTTCGTTTAATATGACCAGTAAAGGCAAGTCTGTCCCGATCAGAATGTCTATCGGCGGGGCATTCAATGTATATAATGCGCTTTCTGCCGCATCTGTCGGAGTTGCATTGGGTCTTGATTTGGATACAATCAGTAAGGGTTTGGCTAAGGCGGCAAGCGTACCCGGAAGGTTTGAGTCAATTGAATGCGGGCAGGATTTTGGAGTGATCGTGGACTATGCCCATACGCCGGATGAAATCGAAAACGTCCTTCAGACCGCAAGGACCCTTACAAGTAAGCGCCTCATCGCAGTATTCGGCTGCGGCGGCAACAGGGACAAGGGCAAGCGTCCGATCATGGGCAAGCTTGGTGTGGATTTGGCGGATCTGGTCGTAATCACGTCAGACAATCCCCGCAAAGAGGACCCGGACGCGATAATACGAGATATTCTGGCCGGCATTCCCGAGGACAAGAAGTCAAATGTCACAGTGGAGGCGGACCGTGCCCAGGCAATTTTAGAGGCTGTCAATATGGCCGAGAAGGGCGACCTGGTAGTGGTTGCCGGTAAGGGTCACGAGGACTATCAAATATTCGCCGACCGCACGATCCATTTTGACGACAGGGAACAAGCATCCCATGCCCTTGAGTTACGAGCTAAGAGTTGTGGGTTATAAGTTATGGGCTTTGTCCGGGCGCGATATCCGATCGTGGTTTATCTCTTTCGTGTTTTCGTGATTAAAATGCAGGCAGGCAAATATGCAGACAATAAAAGCTGAAGAAGTTGTGCAGGCGGTGAATGGCGAACTGCTTTCGGGCGATCCGAATACCAAGATCACCGGAGTCAGCACCGACACCCGCACCATCAAACCCGGCGATCTATTTTTTGCCCTCACGGGTGAAAGCTCCGAGGGGCACAAGTTCCTCGCGGATGCTCTGAGTAAGGGCGCATCGGGAGTTGTCGTCTCGCGCAAAGTCGAGGCGCGGTGCCTGGCTATCCGGGTGGATGATACACTGACTGCTCTCGGCGATCTGGCTGCGTATTATCGCGCAAAGTTTTCTCCGACCATGATCGGCGTCACAGGCAGCGTTGGAAAGACAACTACAAAAGAGATGATAGCCGCGGTAATGGCAGCCAACGGCACTGTCCTCAAGAGCGCAGGCAATTTTAATAACGAGATCGGCCTGCCACTCACACTTTTCGAGCTTTCGCCCAAGCACAGAACTGCCGTGGTCGAGATGGCCATGCGCGGCGCGGGTCAAATCACATATCTTGCCAGGATTGCGAAACCGTCAAT carries:
- the rsmH gene encoding 16S rRNA (cytosine(1402)-N(4))-methyltransferase RsmH, with translation MPEYHKPVLVNEIITLLDPREGGVFLDATLGGGGHSAAILEKIGRTGILVGIDRDPEALEYSGERLTSYGESVKLVRGNFRDISSILESLGIRELDGALFDLGVSSHQLDAQRGFSFSRDEQLDMRMSRLEDTPTAADIVNSYSEINLADLIWRYGEERYSRRIARAIVARRQKEPITRTAELAEIVAAAIPAKNRWQQDIHPATRTFQAIRIVVNHELEAVEQGVPAAIEALKICGRVGVISFHSLEDRIVKDTFRRYSGHCTCPPRLPGCVCGAREIIKVITRKPITPGADEVKENPRSRSARLRVGERIAV
- a CDS encoding UDP-N-acetylmuramoyl-L-alanyl-D-glutamate--2,6-diaminopimelate ligase, whose protein sequence is MRFSELTKSITGCKVINANDVDVTGIAYDSRKVKPGYIFVAMQGGSFDGHQFIMSALDSGAVAIVAEREVPEVVDRGVPCVLADNGRVAMGEIAAPFYGYPSRKIKLIGVTGTSGKTTVTHLIQSIFQTAGMKSGLIGTLGAKIDSEFIETEHTTPESLDVQRILAQMVGMGAQVVAMEVSSHGLYEGRTIGCEFDCGVFTNIARDHLDFHITEEAYLDAKIILFRDLPKTSSKSFHAVINLDDFQADKVIAASEGSVITFGMDPKSDVVAGEAKVTEKSVSFNMTSKGKSVPIRMSIGGAFNVYNALSAASVGVALGLDLDTISKGLAKAASVPGRFESIECGQDFGVIVDYAHTPDEIENVLQTARTLTSKRLIAVFGCGGNRDKGKRPIMGKLGVDLADLVVITSDNPRKEDPDAIIRDILAGIPEDKKSNVTVEADRAQAILEAVNMAEKGDLVVVAGKGHEDYQIFADRTIHFDDREQASHALELRAKSCGL
- a CDS encoding division/cell wall cluster transcriptional repressor MraZ — encoded protein: MFGGSYTHSLDSAGRFVMPKKFRYELGEEFIITKGLGCLCVFPVEWKTQLEEQLNSFGGPLELLLNPHVTRLHRHFFGEMVTTGADSQFRVQLTPEHRRYAGITDDVVVYGRGKCVELWSPQELEKYQNENDSVAELISSGAALLGAFGDTGAGAQDAGVSQTGPG
- a CDS encoding penicillin-binding protein 2, which encodes MAPKHRGLVRKRTTWLFLVFSLLYVAIAGRLFFLQVMRQDHFMAKAEAIRFREISIPASRGSICDRNGNPLAVNIETASVYANLREMSDPSKTAVQVAALLDTDPCSIEAKLDGSHRFVWLGRQIDARIGDAVWKNRTKLPGIGVQRDVKRVYPNGPLAAQIIGFTNIDNTGVEGIEHLNNSILRGMDGKYRAELDGERRVIPETRHIERQPEDGKNVYLTIDMTIQHIAEQALANMAEKYHPQSACAIVMDPSTGEVLALANYPTYDPNHARKSGPSLWRNRAVADLYEPGSTLKTVTASAAINEGLNPNTVIAHCTGCDKMAGGRIRCVLHRPYLNGHGGVSMFRMIEQSCNIAAAHLALRLGSEKLYKYEKAFGLLNRTKAGFGCEAVGYINPPDEWRPIRLANIGFGQGLAVTPLQMASVYGTIANGGVRVEPRIVREIRNQDGSIYKSFKSGNKTRVISKDAALMVTKLLRSCVENGTGKTARIAGRTVAGKTGSAQVARADGRGYEPGSFIASFMGFAPATHPRLVIAVVAKSPKGSHWGATVASPVFQEIGEKSLWYLKVPSDAPGGGETKPKRYDDPKRVASVRTHLSFVSAF
- a CDS encoding alpha/beta fold hydrolase; its protein translation is MDRLQTPTIRDVISVRMPRQTRLSPDGRLLAYTEVFADWEHNIYKHKILITDLHQMKEILTIDEDAFASGVKWAHDSMSIGYIVTRQEEMVLRKLDCTDGSVVNIASSTNGFTDFAWHPYSSKIAIAENAAVPENFDNELFCVQGEFPPGAGLLLIDENGKIRRFEGWDRVYGISSLSWSPSGENLIFTAIPEPDIRVQSQHLLMFDVRTGRLMPLIEGKRAIFYPVWNDDGTQIAFSERKQCWDDIRGAAIKTIRLSDLSERVIFANVEHHCLVQHWNSDRMLVSGQLKDKSLDVYAVSMDSGEYVRATIGDMPLRTSVSTSKSGSTIAYIAQEKDRFHEVTVESEAAQAPIRITNYHSQVQSWPKLIQQTVIWKTPDGHNAEGMLIDARGNAETDQHPLIVLIHGGPSSSTNAHDHFFHWYFEFLTANPIRQWNEQGISVFMPDYRGSSGYGYEFRAAIAGKLGEYESGDILSGVDYLLAEYDFDPSRVGVAGMSYGGYLTMLLAAKYPSRFAAASAFCGFSDLRLMLYSSAGNQDAYFNENDWNPNIPLNSQSPLSYINSDCPPTLLQTGDVDKQVIPAHSQAFYRLLKKREGKVKLVTYKNCGHTINHPRQLATAQEHNLEWFSKWLL